A region from the Solibacillus sp. FSL H8-0523 genome encodes:
- a CDS encoding alpha/beta fold hydrolase translates to MQVEDIYLQNGKQAVLLLHSFTSNAKEMKYIAQRLYEAGYTVYAPNLAGHGAAPERLFASSMDHVWQGAYQAFEQLVNNGFEKIAVVGQSLGGVLGMRLANRYMACNGLAIVSSPVLERPIDGLEKRVEFFSQRYLTNNGATKEELEKFLNEHFPRPSDKMIALQQFIVGSQREMSELKQPLFLAKGMLDEAVFHESMDLIAEAAQSDVIMKKCYENSGHLITLGKERDVLAEDVLVFLGNLE, encoded by the coding sequence ATGCAGGTAGAAGATATTTATTTACAAAATGGCAAGCAAGCCGTGTTATTGCTACATAGTTTTACGAGTAACGCAAAGGAAATGAAATATATCGCGCAGCGCTTATATGAAGCTGGTTATACAGTATATGCGCCGAATTTAGCGGGGCACGGAGCCGCACCGGAGCGCTTATTCGCTTCATCCATGGACCATGTATGGCAGGGTGCTTATCAGGCATTTGAGCAGTTAGTGAATAACGGTTTTGAGAAAATTGCAGTAGTAGGACAATCACTTGGTGGCGTACTTGGCATGCGCCTAGCGAATCGCTACATGGCGTGCAATGGGTTAGCGATTGTGTCATCACCTGTGCTGGAGCGTCCGATTGATGGCTTAGAAAAGCGTGTGGAATTTTTCTCGCAGCGCTATTTAACAAATAACGGCGCAACAAAAGAAGAGCTCGAAAAATTTTTAAACGAGCATTTCCCACGCCCATCCGACAAAATGATTGCCTTACAGCAATTCATCGTCGGCTCACAGCGCGAAATGAGTGAACTGAAGCAACCACTATTTTTAGCAAAAGGCATGCTCGATGAAGCCGTGTTTCATGAAAGTATGGATTTAATCGCAGAGGCCGCCCAAAGTGACGTGATTATGAAGAAGTGCTATGAAAACAGCGGGCATTTAATCACGCTTGGGAAAGAGCGCGATGTTTTGGCTGAGGATGTTTTAGTGTTTTTGGGGAATTTGGAATAG
- a CDS encoding ABC transporter permease — protein sequence MLKLIHLEIKKHKLFNYWLGVLIANISIIALMTMIFIIEKMDLNVPFEDFDMLMSMSDTVIRATFLIFSSVIMVKIVIDEYKNNLISIMFTYPISRKKILLSKLLIVVIFTFTTVMFSSLLMSISVYLLNPMLHIVPESISGENVLTYLTTSFFGALAAAGVSLIPLFFGLRKKSSNATIISAILLASITGSTIDGVSMVNLIAILVSLALIGVIIGYLTVRNIEHVDI from the coding sequence TTGCTTAAACTTATTCATCTAGAAATTAAGAAACATAAGCTATTTAATTACTGGTTAGGGGTCCTAATAGCAAATATAAGTATAATCGCTTTGATGACTATGATATTTATTATAGAAAAAATGGATTTAAATGTTCCATTTGAAGATTTTGATATGTTAATGAGTATGAGTGATACTGTAATTCGAGCTACATTTCTTATTTTTTCATCGGTTATAATGGTCAAAATAGTCATAGATGAATATAAAAATAATTTAATCAGCATTATGTTTACTTACCCAATTAGTAGAAAGAAGATTTTGCTTTCGAAGCTACTCATTGTTGTTATCTTTACTTTTACAACGGTTATGTTTTCATCATTGTTGATGAGTATTAGCGTTTATTTACTGAATCCCATGCTCCATATAGTCCCTGAATCGATTAGTGGAGAGAATGTTTTAACCTATCTAACGACAAGTTTTTTCGGTGCACTGGCTGCGGCAGGTGTGAGTCTTATTCCACTATTTTTTGGATTGCGTAAAAAATCATCAAACGCCACAATTATTTCAGCTATTCTTCTAGCATCCATTACAGGATCAACAATTGATGGGGTTAGTATGGTTAATCTAATTGCCATCCTGGTTTCTCTTGCGCTAATAGGAGTCATCATTGGTTATTTGACAGTTAGAAATATTGAACATGTTGATATTTGA
- a CDS encoding transglutaminase domain-containing protein, whose protein sequence is MSNLILFSVLFLFLFSLFFVTFKSFMGQFYIRKKLKKELKNYRAQIQQAKGYNSLLFEIYKRIYEQVIYDRNRFLIRNRRQFERQVNNELKRITKNPFTRFYSKSVATIKGLSAFVFFLASLLFGAIVVDEYKASSLTLPTVNPEIKLQVSGNIEDGFKQLVSTILSSNELKSFELPDIQAEDIVPIYPTQDAPASTASAAQLGPAIAGNMRNFEAQFTIQYEGNIQNFDEDLENAYEYLKENEPYFWAIMSDFSTRAIGNERAVELQATISYDLTAEQNALVLGKIKQVTQSLSAGLTDAEKVKFVNDYLVSQTKYNAQSAVNPHTPYAILFHGEGVCEGYALAAYLMLEELGVEAKYVVGDAGGPHAWNLVKVDNAWYHLDTTWNDPLPDQGKNIRYDYFLISDKTITKNHQWDTTLYPATATEDYL, encoded by the coding sequence ATGAGCAATCTTATTCTTTTTTCTGTGCTATTTCTTTTTCTATTTAGCCTGTTCTTCGTAACATTCAAATCGTTTATGGGGCAGTTTTATATACGCAAAAAACTCAAAAAAGAGCTGAAAAATTACCGAGCTCAAATTCAGCAAGCAAAAGGTTATAATTCCCTATTATTCGAGATTTATAAACGCATCTATGAGCAAGTCATTTACGACCGAAATCGATTTTTGATTCGAAATAGACGTCAATTTGAGCGACAAGTCAATAACGAGCTCAAGCGAATAACTAAAAATCCATTTACGCGGTTCTATTCGAAATCCGTCGCTACTATTAAAGGCTTAAGTGCGTTCGTTTTCTTCCTCGCTAGCCTGCTTTTTGGTGCGATTGTCGTCGATGAATATAAGGCATCTTCGTTAACATTGCCTACAGTCAATCCAGAGATCAAATTACAAGTTAGCGGAAATATTGAAGATGGATTCAAACAACTGGTCTCTACTATTTTGTCTAGTAATGAACTGAAAAGCTTTGAATTACCCGACATTCAAGCAGAGGACATTGTTCCCATCTACCCTACACAGGACGCTCCAGCTTCAACTGCTTCGGCAGCGCAATTAGGACCAGCGATTGCGGGGAACATGCGGAACTTCGAAGCGCAGTTTACCATTCAATATGAAGGAAACATTCAAAATTTTGACGAGGATTTAGAAAATGCCTATGAATATTTAAAGGAAAATGAGCCTTATTTCTGGGCGATTATGAGTGATTTTAGTACGCGAGCAATTGGCAACGAGCGTGCTGTTGAACTTCAAGCAACCATATCTTACGATTTAACCGCCGAACAAAATGCCCTCGTACTGGGGAAAATCAAACAAGTTACTCAAAGTTTAAGTGCGGGGTTAACAGACGCTGAAAAAGTGAAATTTGTGAACGATTATTTAGTTTCACAAACCAAATATAATGCCCAAAGCGCGGTCAACCCACATACGCCCTACGCGATTTTATTTCATGGAGAAGGCGTATGTGAAGGCTATGCACTTGCTGCGTACCTTATGTTAGAGGAACTAGGGGTCGAAGCAAAATATGTCGTAGGTGATGCTGGTGGACCACATGCATGGAACCTAGTGAAAGTAGACAATGCTTGGTATCATTTAGACACTACTTGGAATGACCCCCTCCCCGACCAAGGAAAAAATATTCGCTATGATTACTTTTTAATTTCTGACAAAACGATTACCAAAAATCATCAGTGGGATACGACACTTTATCCGGCTACTGCTACAGAGGACTATTTATAA
- a CDS encoding MBL fold metallo-hydrolase — translation MNNNLNNDMNYGSDYKYIPATSLRSGNGIEVLPDLYMHTIQIVNIVFYGNPDNSEFVLIDAGMPKSAKEIIGVAEKRFGADCRPSAIVLTHGHFDHVGAIIELIEYWQVPVYAHPLELPYLTGQKNYPEADSSVNGGLIAKVSPFFPNEAIDLGAHVKALPLDGTIPNMDGFRWIHTPGHTPGHISLFRDEDGALIAGDAFVTVKQESLYKVLLQQKEISGPPRYFTTDWLAAFHSVNTLEALKPTVAITGHGVPMMGEELTTNLQKLTNEFEQIALPNQGKYLN, via the coding sequence ATGAACAACAACCTAAACAATGACATGAACTACGGTAGCGACTACAAATATATCCCAGCTACTTCACTCCGAAGTGGAAACGGCATCGAGGTACTACCTGACTTGTATATGCACACGATTCAAATTGTGAATATTGTATTCTACGGAAACCCAGATAACAGTGAGTTTGTATTAATTGATGCAGGGATGCCCAAAAGTGCAAAGGAAATCATTGGGGTAGCTGAAAAGCGGTTTGGCGCAGATTGCAGACCGAGCGCAATCGTTTTGACACATGGTCATTTTGATCATGTAGGCGCGATTATTGAATTAATCGAGTATTGGCAAGTCCCTGTCTATGCACATCCTTTAGAGTTGCCTTATTTAACGGGTCAAAAAAATTATCCTGAAGCCGATTCAAGTGTTAATGGTGGTTTGATTGCAAAAGTTTCACCATTCTTTCCTAATGAGGCCATTGATTTAGGTGCGCATGTGAAAGCACTTCCGTTAGATGGAACAATCCCGAATATGGATGGTTTTCGCTGGATTCATACGCCCGGCCATACACCAGGGCACATCTCACTATTCAGAGATGAGGATGGTGCGTTAATTGCAGGGGATGCGTTTGTGACGGTAAAGCAAGAGTCTCTGTATAAGGTGTTGTTACAACAAAAAGAAATCAGTGGCCCTCCAAGATACTTTACGACGGATTGGTTGGCTGCTTTCCATTCCGTAAACACGTTAGAAGCTTTAAAACCCACAGTAGCCATTACCGGACACGGGGTACCGATGATGGGTGAAGAATTGACGACAAACTTACAAAAGTTAACGAATGAATTTGAACAAATTGCGTTGCCTAATCAAGGGAAGTATTTAAATTGA
- a CDS encoding ABC transporter ATP-binding protein gives MNYILQAKNLTKIYKDKEVVSNVNLHVKKGEIYGFLGPNGAGKTTIMRMILNLVKPSHGEILVFDQKLTPTSYELFKRIGNIIEYPIFYDKLTARENLKLHCEYIGYYDKDGIDAALTMVQLKDFEDKPVKDFSLGMKQRLGIARAILSKPELLILDEPLNGLDPVGIKEVRKLFKILKEDYGMTLLISSHNLGEIEKVADTIAIIKEGRLINEVLMEEIRLENVGYIELETDDIKKSVFVINEILKITNFKIIDTQTIRIYESEIAEGEISKALILNDVLVTKMNKKEHSLEDYFMKMINGGGPIA, from the coding sequence ATGAACTATATACTACAGGCAAAGAATTTAACGAAAATTTATAAAGATAAGGAAGTTGTTTCAAATGTGAATTTACATGTAAAGAAGGGGGAAATTTACGGCTTTTTAGGTCCGAATGGTGCAGGGAAAACAACCATCATGAGAATGATTTTAAATTTGGTAAAGCCATCACATGGGGAGATTCTCGTTTTTGATCAAAAATTAACGCCTACATCCTATGAGCTTTTCAAAAGAATAGGTAATATCATTGAATACCCTATATTTTATGACAAATTAACAGCTAGAGAAAACTTAAAACTTCACTGTGAATATATCGGTTACTACGATAAAGATGGAATCGATGCTGCGCTCACGATGGTTCAATTAAAGGACTTTGAAGATAAACCAGTAAAGGATTTTTCATTAGGGATGAAGCAGCGATTAGGCATTGCAAGGGCCATACTTTCCAAACCAGAATTATTAATACTCGATGAACCATTAAATGGCCTTGACCCGGTTGGGATTAAAGAAGTTCGCAAGCTTTTCAAGATTTTGAAGGAAGATTATGGGATGACATTGTTGATATCTAGTCATAATCTTGGGGAAATCGAAAAAGTTGCAGACACCATTGCCATTATTAAAGAAGGCCGTCTCATTAATGAAGTATTAATGGAAGAAATTCGATTAGAAAATGTAGGCTATATCGAGTTAGAAACAGATGATATTAAGAAATCTGTGTTTGTAATTAATGAAATATTAAAAATCACGAACTTTAAAATTATAGATACACAAACAATTCGCATATATGAGTCGGAAATAGCTGAAGGAGAAATTTCGAAAGCACTTATTTTGAATGACGTTCTTGTAACAAAAATGAATAAGAAAGAACATTCATTAGAAGATTACTTTATGAAAATGATCAATGGGGGTGGGCCAATTGCTTAA
- a CDS encoding sensor histidine kinase produces MVVLLIVLGLSLCLNIYLYMKRNAHYKQLEYIHLKLQRIVLEKTEEKLLLYTENSQIQSVLTQINRLLDYNQIMAADYNRIERSMRRMLSNISHDIKTPLTVILGYTEMMTNDESLSPQQMNSLLNIVNLKAEEVIGLINKFFELAKLESEDKTVEVSKVNINEICRKKILDYYDIVSSEDFKVSILIPEESYYAFVNTVEMERVLDNLLSNAIKYGADGRMVGVEVKADKGHIYIVVSDQGKGIDEIHKEHVFDRMYTMDDSRNSRYQGSGLGLTITKTLVEKMGGEILLESTPYERTAFTVKLNRFIG; encoded by the coding sequence ATGGTCGTTCTCCTCATTGTTCTCGGACTGTCGCTTTGTTTAAATATCTATCTGTATATGAAACGTAATGCACATTACAAACAACTGGAATATATCCATTTAAAGCTGCAACGAATTGTACTAGAAAAAACCGAAGAAAAATTATTGCTTTATACGGAAAATAGTCAAATCCAGTCTGTACTAACGCAAATAAATCGTTTATTAGATTACAACCAAATCATGGCAGCTGATTACAATCGTATTGAACGTTCCATGAGAAGAATGCTGTCGAATATTTCACATGATATTAAAACACCTCTTACAGTTATTCTAGGTTATACAGAAATGATGACCAATGATGAAAGTCTCAGTCCTCAACAAATGAATTCGTTATTAAATATAGTGAATTTAAAGGCAGAGGAGGTCATTGGATTAATCAATAAGTTTTTTGAATTAGCGAAGCTTGAATCAGAGGATAAGACAGTGGAAGTTTCAAAAGTTAATATAAATGAAATCTGTCGAAAAAAAATTCTCGATTATTATGATATAGTGTCGAGTGAAGATTTTAAAGTATCCATATTAATTCCTGAAGAAAGTTATTATGCCTTTGTAAATACAGTAGAAATGGAGAGAGTTCTCGATAATTTACTGTCTAACGCCATTAAATATGGTGCTGATGGAAGAATGGTCGGCGTAGAGGTAAAGGCTGATAAGGGGCATATTTATATAGTTGTATCGGATCAGGGGAAGGGGATAGATGAAATACATAAAGAGCATGTTTTTGATCGGATGTATACAATGGATGATTCACGAAATAGTCGTTACCAGGGAAGCGGCCTTGGCTTAACGATTACGAAAACATTAGTAGAAAAAATGGGTGGAGAAATTTTATTAGAGAGTACGCCTTACGAGAGAACGGCCTTCACCGTTAAATTAAATAGATTTATAGGGTAA
- a CDS encoding peptidase G2 autoproteolytic cleavage domain-containing protein: protein MKECGDGCINTNPANGCSVEEGSGTVASGFASHAEGLDTQANGAAAHAEGGQTQANGLFSHAKGESTIARARASHSEGNQTQANFTASHAEGFQSTTNAYASHAEGGKTQTNGLFSHAEGESTTASGRASHAEGFRTTTSGRASHAEGINTLASGVASHAEGQETQATAPQAHAEGFQTIASGVNSHAEGIGTQAIGNFSHAEGFLVQAIGIGSHAEGQGTLTTARQAHAEGSQTLASGVASHAEGKSTRASGDASHAEGELTQASATQAHAEGLQSIASGGASHAEGMRTLASGVTSHAEGFFTIASGPYSHAGGYQTEASGVTSHAQGFMSKASGDSAHAEGLRNEALATASHVEGMDNSATHIGSHIMGQNGVTRFPFSWHLANGLNVGPTLNSAVIHGATGNLYLDGAVIAPAAADYAEMFETVDGNAIDPGFFVTLEGDKLRIATHKDDYILGVVSAAPAMVADASDLRWHNLFAKDEWGKVQYQDVVVPESKDERGQMVIPQYIKQEPVLNPTYDPSQVYVPRMERPEWVIVGLLGKLLVRDDGSCLVNQYCKPNNQGIATLSKEGYRVMKRTGPNQILIMIK, encoded by the coding sequence ATGAAAGAATGTGGTGATGGCTGTATAAATACGAATCCAGCTAACGGATGCTCCGTAGAAGAAGGCAGTGGTACAGTCGCAAGTGGATTTGCTTCTCATGCGGAGGGACTTGATACACAGGCTAATGGAGCTGCTGCTCATGCAGAAGGAGGGCAGACACAAGCAAACGGCTTATTTTCACATGCAAAAGGAGAAAGTACAATTGCAAGAGCAAGGGCTTCCCACTCGGAAGGTAATCAAACTCAAGCAAATTTTACAGCTTCGCATGCTGAAGGCTTCCAATCAACGACGAATGCCTATGCATCACATGCGGAGGGAGGAAAAACACAAACAAACGGCTTATTTTCACATGCAGAAGGAGAAAGCACAACTGCGAGTGGAAGGGCTTCCCATGCGGAAGGATTTAGAACAACTACGAGTGGAAGAGCTTCGCATGCTGAAGGAATCAACACACTAGCATCTGGAGTCGCTTCTCACGCGGAAGGACAGGAGACCCAAGCAACTGCGCCACAAGCGCATGCAGAAGGGTTCCAAACAATAGCATCTGGGGTAAATTCACATGCAGAGGGTATAGGGACACAAGCAATAGGAAACTTCTCTCATGCAGAGGGTTTTCTTGTACAAGCAATAGGAATTGGCTCACATGCAGAGGGTCAAGGAACACTAACAACTGCACGACAAGCGCATGCAGAAGGGTCCCAAACACTAGCATCTGGAGTCGCTTCACATGCAGAGGGTAAATCAACCCGAGCAAGTGGAGACGCTTCACATGCAGAGGGTGAATTAACCCAAGCAAGTGCAACACAAGCACATGCAGAAGGTTTGCAATCAATAGCATCTGGAGGCGCTTCACATGCAGAGGGTATGCGAACACTAGCATCTGGAGTCACTTCGCATGCAGAGGGTTTTTTTACAATAGCCAGTGGACCTTACTCTCATGCAGGAGGCTACCAAACAGAGGCATCTGGAGTCACTTCACATGCACAGGGTTTTATGTCAAAAGCCAGTGGGGACTCGGCACATGCAGAAGGTCTTAGGAATGAGGCTTTGGCTACTGCTTCTCACGTTGAGGGTATGGATAATTCTGCCACCCATATAGGATCACACATTATGGGGCAAAATGGTGTTACGAGATTTCCTTTTTCTTGGCATTTGGCAAATGGTCTGAATGTTGGACCAACTTTAAATTCTGCTGTGATTCATGGGGCCACGGGAAATCTTTATTTGGACGGTGCTGTGATTGCCCCTGCAGCTGCTGATTATGCCGAAATGTTTGAGACGGTAGATGGAAATGCAATAGATCCCGGTTTTTTCGTAACGTTAGAAGGAGACAAATTGCGTATTGCAACGCACAAAGATGATTATATTCTCGGTGTAGTTTCCGCTGCCCCGGCAATGGTTGCGGATGCAAGCGATCTACGTTGGCACAATCTTTTCGCCAAGGATGAGTGGGGCAAAGTTCAATACCAAGATGTTGTCGTTCCTGAGAGTAAAGATGAAAGAGGTCAAATGGTAATACCCCAATATATCAAACAAGAACCCGTCTTAAATCCCACTTACGATCCTTCTCAAGTTTATGTACCACGTATGGAGCGTCCTGAATGGGTCATTGTAGGCTTATTAGGAAAATTACTCGTTCGTGATGATGGATCATGCCTAGTTAATCAGTACTGCAAACCTAATAACCAAGGAATTGCGACTTTATCAAAAGAAGGCTACCGAGTAATGAAGCGAACAGGACCAAATCAAATTTTAATTATGATCAAATGA
- a CDS encoding response regulator transcription factor gives MNVAPFRSGVFILKKKILIIEDDQAISQMVSDSLSREDYLITAVYDGEEALDVMSREQDFDLILLDLMLPKVDGLECLRMIRLNSVVPILIMSAKGDDVDKALGLGMGADDYISKPFSMIELIARIKALIRRTANYSTEITNKQEHIIRVGDLVVDLNAYAVTKNGENLKLTATEFNIFCLFLNKPKQVFTKEQLYNLVWQAEYVQDMNVINVHIRRLREKIEEDPSNPKYVQTLWGIGYRMGEF, from the coding sequence ATGAACGTAGCACCATTTAGAAGTGGAGTGTTTATATTGAAGAAAAAAATATTGATTATTGAGGATGACCAGGCGATTAGCCAAATGGTTAGTGATAGTTTATCTAGGGAAGATTATTTAATAACGGCTGTATATGATGGCGAAGAAGCTTTAGATGTCATGAGTCGTGAGCAGGACTTTGATTTAATTCTGTTAGATTTAATGCTACCTAAAGTGGACGGACTAGAATGTCTAAGGATGATTCGACTTAATAGTGTAGTGCCAATTTTAATTATGTCTGCAAAAGGAGATGATGTAGACAAAGCATTGGGGCTTGGGATGGGGGCCGATGACTACATTTCAAAACCTTTTTCAATGATAGAATTAATCGCCAGAATTAAAGCGCTCATTCGAAGAACGGCAAATTATTCTACTGAAATTACAAATAAACAAGAGCATATTATTAGAGTAGGAGATTTAGTAGTTGATTTGAACGCGTACGCTGTAACTAAAAATGGTGAAAATTTGAAACTTACAGCTACAGAATTTAATATTTTTTGTTTATTTTTAAATAAACCAAAGCAAGTATTTACGAAGGAGCAATTATATAATCTTGTATGGCAAGCAGAGTATGTGCAAGATATGAATGTAATCAATGTACATATCAGAAGGCTTAGAGAAAAGATAGAAGAAGATCCTTCAAACCCTAAGTATGTTCAAACTTTATGGGGAATCGGCTATAGAATGGGGGAATTCTAA
- a CDS encoding sigma-70 family RNA polymerase sigma factor codes for MIDLEAEYSEVSSDVLLNQLMEDYATDLKRIAFLYVNDMSECEDIIQEVFISCYQKLSSFRHESSYKTWLIRITINKCKDYKKRWSIKKLIYRPIISSVFTAPSAEEQFINEQTSRSMIEQIAKLPTKYKEVIILYYYQQLTMTEISEILNVNINTIKSRLLRGKKILQNKLERSDTSGQVR; via the coding sequence GTGATAGATCTTGAAGCAGAATATTCAGAAGTTTCATCAGACGTATTGCTAAATCAACTGATGGAGGACTATGCAACCGATTTGAAAAGAATTGCTTTCTTATATGTAAATGACATGTCTGAATGTGAGGATATTATTCAAGAAGTCTTTATATCCTGTTACCAAAAGTTATCTAGCTTCCGACATGAATCTAGCTATAAGACTTGGTTAATCCGTATTACTATCAATAAATGTAAGGATTATAAGAAGCGTTGGAGTATAAAAAAACTGATTTATAGGCCGATTATTTCATCCGTTTTCACGGCACCATCTGCAGAAGAACAATTTATTAATGAACAGACTTCAAGAAGTATGATAGAACAAATAGCTAAACTACCAACTAAATATAAAGAGGTAATCATCCTATATTATTATCAGCAATTAACTATGACCGAAATAAGTGAAATCCTCAATGTAAATATTAATACGATTAAATCAAGATTACTTCGTGGAAAGAAAATTCTTCAAAATAAATTGGAAAGGAGTGATACTAGTGGACAAGTTCGATAA